From Megalobrama amblycephala isolate DHTTF-2021 linkage group LG24, ASM1881202v1, whole genome shotgun sequence, the proteins below share one genomic window:
- the kcna10a gene encoding potassium voltage-gated channel subfamily A member 10, whose protein sequence is MTVQAGRIEVALVDFDSMENTDNGLDNFNDPDYPNEMTALTVEMPEFGPGSTYCNAAKVSPFKEKTPQNCDVPQSPILPPHTRRGRASCASLISNWKLLVNSEGTQSETIFSRLAKECYEDLFVDKRALDDGDQKVIINIAGLRFETRLRTLNQFPDTLLGDPMKRMGFFDPMRNEYFFDRNRPSFDGILYYYQSGGKIRRPANVPLDVFADEIIFYELGQEAMDQFREEEGFIKDVEIPLPSNEFHKQFWLLFEYPESSNAARGVALVSIFVIVISIIIFCLETLPEFREDLEIFPTAGFSLNQTHPSGSPSASPKTITSTFSDPFFIIETACIIWFFFELLVRFLVCPSKQKFFNNIMNMIDIVSIIPYFVTLITEIVTTTNKSNTGQNMSLAILRIIRLVRVFRIFKLSRHSKGLQILGQTLKASMRELGLLIFFLFIGVILFSSAIYFAEVDDPNTQFVSIPDGFWWAVVTMTTVGYGDMCPITLGGKIVGTLCAIAGVLTIALPVPVIVSNFNYFYHRETEQEDKPPIAETTDQGLKPGNNAKHGSSSSLNKANGNWQTDKSKY, encoded by the coding sequence ATGACAGTCCAGGCTGGAAGGATAGAGGTGGCGCTAGTTGACTTTGACAGTATGGAGAATACTGACAACGGTTTGGACAACTTCAATGACCCAGACTATCCCAATGAGATGACCGCTTTGACGGTAGAAATGCCAGAGTTTGGGCCTGGCAGCACCTACTGCAATGCTGCAAAAGTGTCGCCGTTTAAAGAGAAGACCCCACAAAATTGTGATGTACCCCAATCACCTATCCTTCCCCCTCACACAAGGAGAGGACGTGCTAGCTGTGCTAGTCTAATTTCCAACTGGAAGTTACTTGTGAACAGCGAAGGAACACAAAGCGAGACAATCTTCAGTAGACTGGCCAAAGAATGCTACGAGGACTTGTTTGTTGATAAGCGAGCCCTTGATGATGGTGATCAGAAGGTCATCATTAACATAGCCGGTCTTCGCTTTGAAACCCGCCTAAGGACCCTCAACCAGTTTCCTGACACTCTTCTGGGTGACCCAATGAAAAGAATGGGCTTTTTTGACCCGATGAGAAACGAGTACTTCTTTGACCGCAATCGTCCAAGCTTCGATGGGATCCTGTACTATTATCAGTCGGGGGGCAAGATTCGCCGACCTGCTAATGTACCTTTAGATGTCTTCGCAGATGAGATAATTTTCTACGAGTTAGGACAGGAAGCCATGGACCAGTTCCGCGAGGAGGAAGGCTTTATCAAAGACGTGGAGATCCCGTTGCCATCCAATGAGTTCCACAAGCAGTTCTGGCTGCTTTTTGAATATCCCGAGAGCTCAAATGCAGCCCGAGGGGTTGCTCTCGTGTCCATCTTCGTCATCGTCATCTCCATCATCATATTCTGCTTGGAGACTCTCCCAGAATTCCGTGAGGACCTGGAGATTTTTCCAACTGCTGGTTTTTCCCTGAACCAAACGCATCCCTCGGGTTCTCCAAGCGCCTCTCCCAAAACCATCACCAGTACCTTCTCCGACCCCTTCTTCATCATTGAGACCGCTTGCATTATCTGGTTCTTCTTCGAGCTCTTGGTGCGTTTCCTGGTCTGCCCCAGCAAGCAAAAATTTTTCAACAACATCATGAACATGATTGACATCGTCTCCATTATTCCCTATTTTGTCACTTTGATAACTGAGATCGTGACCACCACCAATAAGTCCAACACAGGGCAGAACATGTCCCTGGCCATCCTGCGAATCATTAGACTGGTTCGAGTCTTCAGGATTTTCAAGCTTTCCAGACACTCCAAAGGGCTGCAGATCCTGGGACAGACGCTCAAGGCCAGCATGAGGGAACTTGGGTTGCTCATCTTCTTTCTCTTCATCGGTGTCATTCTCTTCTCCAGCGCCATCTATTTCGCTGAGGTAGACGACCCCAACACCCAGTTTGTTAGCATCCCTGATGGATTCTGGTGGGCAGTAGTTACCATGACCACTGTGGGTTATGGAGACATGTGTCCCATTACACTAGGCGGTAAGATTGTGGGCACTCTGTGTGCCATTGCTGGGGTGTTGACCATCGCCCTGCCAGTGCCTGTAATAGTCTCAAATTTCAACTACTTTTACCATAGAGAGACAGAGCAGGAGGACAAGCCACCCATAGCTGAGACAACCGATCAAGGTTTAAAACCAGGGAACAATGCAAAACATGGAAGTAGTTCCTCTCTGAACAAGGCAAATGGGAACTGGCAGACTGACAAATCTAAGTATTAA